From the genome of Shumkonia mesophila:
TTCCGCTGCGCGCTCGACGTGCGCACCGTCGACATCGCGGCGGCGTCGCGCAACGGCGTGCTGGTCGCCAACGCCGGGATTTCCTTCATCGACGCCACCGCCGAGATGGCGCTGGCCCTGATGCTGGCGGTCTGCCGCGACGTCGTGGAATCCACCGTGGAATACCGGGCCGGACGCGTGCCGCCTTCCAACATGGGCCTGCAACTGGCCGGCAGCACGGCGGGCGTCATCGGCTTCGGCGCCGTCGGCAGCCGGCTCGCCGAGATCCTGGTGTCGCTGGGCATGAAGGTGCTGGTCAGCGACCCCTTCAAGACGATCGACCGCCCCGGCATGATCCAGGTGGATTTGGACACCCTGCTTCGCGAATCCGACTTCGTGCTGCCGCTGGCCATCGCCAACGAGACGACCGAGAACCTGATCGGGGCGCGCGAAATCGCCCTGATGAAGAAGGGCGTGGTCTTCGTCAACGTGTCGCGCGGCAACCTGATCGACGAAGCGGCGCTGGAAGCCGCCTACCGTTCCGGCCACATCGCCAAGCTGGCGCTTGACGTCGGTCGGGCCGCCGACCAGCGCCCCTCGCCGCAGTTGGCCAGCCTGCCCGGCGTCGCCGCGACGCCGCACCTGGGCGGCCTGACGCCGGCCAACGCCGATGCCCAGGCGATGAGCAGCGTCGAGCAGACCAGGGCGGTTCTGGCGGGGCGCATGCCGGAACGCGCGCTCAATGCCGATTGCGCCGTTCGACTTAAGGAATTTTGGAAAAACCGGCGCCCCTGACCTTCAAGAAGGAGAAAAAACCATGGCCGCGTCCGACTTCGCCCGTCCCAGGTTCGCCGCCCCGGCGGGGGCCTGCGACACCCACATGCACTTCTATAGCCCCAAGTTCCCCATGGTGCCGGGAAAGACCGCGCCCGCCAACGCCTGGGTCGAGGATTACCGCGAGGTGCAGAAGGTCCTGGGGCTGACGCGCGTCGTCGCCATCCAGCCGACCGCCTATGGGCGCGACAATTCCTGCCAGCTCGCCGCCATGGCCGCCTTCGGCGCCAACGCGCGGGGCGTCATGGTGGTCGACGAGACGACGCCGGAGAGCGAGCTCGACCGCCTGAACGGGTTGGGCGTGCGCGGCGCCCGCTTCCACATGCTGCCGGGCGGCGCCGTGCCGTGGCAGATCATCGAGGAGGTGGCGGCCCGCGTGCACGCCTTCGGCTGGCACATCCAGCTTCAACTCAACGGCCGCGAACTGCCCGAGCGCGAGGCCCTGCTGAAGCGCCTGCCGGGCACCCTGGTGGTCGACCACGTCGGCCGCTTCACGCCGCCGGTGACGGTCGACGATCCGGCCTTCAAGGTGCTGCTGCGCCTGCTGGAGGGCGGCCGCTGCTGGGTCAAGCTGTCGGCCCCCTATGAATCGTCCGCCACCGGCGCCCCGGCCTTCGAGGACGTGCGGCCCGAGGCCCGGCACCTGGCCAAGGCCTACCCGCAGCGCATGCTGTGGGCCAGCAACTGGCCGCACCCCGGCCAGGCAAACCCGCTCGCCCATGCCGCCACCATGGACCTGCTGGCCGAGTGGGTCGACGACGAGAAGACCCGCCAGCGCATCCTGGTCGACAATCCGGCCGAACTATACGGGTTCTAGGGCAAGAAGCTTCTAGTCGGTGACGGCTCCTTCGCTGGCCGACCGCGCCAGCCGGGCGAACTTTGCCAGCACGCCGCGGCTGTAGCGTGGCGGCGGCTGGCGCCAGGCTTGCCGACGCCTCGCCAGTTCGTCACCGCCGACATCGAGTTGCAGCAGTTGCTTGTGCGCGTCGATGGTGATCGGGTCGCCTTCCTGAACAAGGGCGATCGATCCTCCGTCATACGCTTCCGGCGCGACATGGCCGACGACCATGCCCCAGGTGCCGCCGGAGAAGCGCC
Proteins encoded in this window:
- a CDS encoding NAD(P)-dependent oxidoreductase; the protein is MDGALRIFLAHNPEDREVYYGRALAHLKALGEVRFNPLDRDLTTAEFVEAAKGCQIIVSHRSPPAEAALFDGLPELMAYFRCALDVRTVDIAAASRNGVLVANAGISFIDATAEMALALMLAVCRDVVESTVEYRAGRVPPSNMGLQLAGSTAGVIGFGAVGSRLAEILVSLGMKVLVSDPFKTIDRPGMIQVDLDTLLRESDFVLPLAIANETTENLIGAREIALMKKGVVFVNVSRGNLIDEAALEAAYRSGHIAKLALDVGRAADQRPSPQLASLPGVAATPHLGGLTPANADAQAMSSVEQTRAVLAGRMPERALNADCAVRLKEFWKNRRP
- a CDS encoding amidohydrolase family protein, whose translation is MAASDFARPRFAAPAGACDTHMHFYSPKFPMVPGKTAPANAWVEDYREVQKVLGLTRVVAIQPTAYGRDNSCQLAAMAAFGANARGVMVVDETTPESELDRLNGLGVRGARFHMLPGGAVPWQIIEEVAARVHAFGWHIQLQLNGRELPEREALLKRLPGTLVVDHVGRFTPPVTVDDPAFKVLLRLLEGGRCWVKLSAPYESSATGAPAFEDVRPEARHLAKAYPQRMLWASNWPHPGQANPLAHAATMDLLAEWVDDEKTRQRILVDNPAELYGF